The stretch of DNA CTCCCTTCAAGGCAAAGAAATCAGCTGCAAAGCATGCGGCAACTCCAAGCACTATCCAATCAGCAATGATTGCACATGGCAGAGCAATCCACATGGGCGCCTTGAGCGAGCGATATAATAAAGAAGCAGTTCCTGCCTTCGCTGCAAGCTCAATAGCCATCAACGCCGCCACGGGTGGAGCTAATGGCGGCATCCCGGTCAATATTGCGGATAGAAAAGGCACCACAACAGCCAAACTTATCGCGGTGCCTGGGCTAACCAGAAATGCCGCCACCAAAATTGGCAGGTGCATAGGAAGAAATACCCGACCGCCCCACCCTAAAGCATGAAAACCTATTGGCAGCAAAAGTCCAAGTGCTCCCAAAAGTCCTGCAATGGCAAGCTCACGCGCTCTTAAAAGGGGGTCGCGGTTGGACATGATTTTACCATCCTTTCTCAAATTGCAGGCTAATGCATCGGCCAGGCATCGGATATGGATAAGCAGGATCTACTCTATATGAGTGGTTGAATAGGTTTTCAATCGCAATCCCTATGCGTGCCGTATCAGAAATGGCTCGCGAAGCCTTGACATTTACGACGGTGAATGAAGGTAATTTGACCAAAGTGTTTGTTTGGTCGTAATTAAATAGGCGATTTACATATAAAAGGTCGCCCGATATCATCCATTTCCCAAGGCGATAGTCAACGCCAAACGCCAGCTTATGGCCCACAGTTTGCTCTCTCCTGGCGCCTGCGTCCAAATAAGAGAAGTTCGCATAGTATGCTGTTTTTGAGCCCTCGGGCCACCTTGCGCTAATTTCAAAACCAGTCCGCGTTACTGCTCCTGTATTCGCATATTGCTTTGGCGGCCCCGGCACACCAGCTGGGCGAGGTCCTAGCACAATTAGGTTTTTCGCATCAATATCAAATGCAGATATCTCAACCTGCGCTCCAGAGGGTAGATTCCTCCTTGCCCCTATCTCATACTGCCATGCGCTCTCCGGCTCTAGATTTGGGTTGTTTATGCCAAAGAGGAACAGCTCTCGAAAGCTGGGGAGCCGATAGCCACGCCGAGCACTCGCATACAACGACCAGCCCTGTTTCATTTCGCGATATATTCCTATATGCGGAAGCACCTCCGAACCAAAATCCTCCGGAGCTGTATATCTTATTCCTAATGACAGTGTCGTTTTGCCCGCTACCGGCTGATCAAACAATAGAAACATACTTGGCTCGCTGCGCGAAAATGACCGAGCAAGCGGAGCAGGGCTGTAGATTTTACCACCAATAGTGCGCACTCCAAGTCCCCACTCTCCTTTGCCGCGCCCAGCAGGGACAGTCTGCGACAGAATGATGCCTTGCCCAAAATCCCTTGAATGGAAGCCATCTTGAAACTCATGCTCACCTTCTGTCCGGTAGAGCTTGACGCTGGTAGAACGGTTTTCCAAATCACGCTTAAACTCAAGGTCATAGTCACCACGGTCATAATCCTGCTCTATGAACTTTGGCTCTCGCCCAGCGGCATAGGCATTGGCAACTTCGTTCTGGTCGAAAGTTGTATAAATCAATCGCTGACTGCGAAATGCCATATCCCAACCACTTCTCAAAGTATGGTTTATTGCAAGGGAATAGTTGTCGGCGCCGTATTTAGCAAATGGATTGCTACCATCAGTGCTGTAGCGGCCAAGCTGGAACCGATAGCCCCACCTCTTATTAATTCCCCGAAACCAAAGCTGGTTGCCGAACGTCTCGAAGCCACCGCCCTTGACTAGCAAAGCACCTCTTGAATCCTCATCCTTTGGACCACGAGTATAAATTTTGATGATGCCGCCTACAGCCATGTCGCCATACAAAGCTCCGGTCGGACCTCTTAGGATTTCGATGCGCTTTACATTGTCCAAAACATAGGATGTCGGCAGAATATGGCCCATGATGCCCATCTGAGTCGGATGGCCGTCAAGCAAAACTGCAAGCTGTGTTGGCGGAGAACCTCCGAATCCGCGAATATTAACTTTTCCACCATAGCCCATTCCACCTTGGCGCGACACCCAAACACCTGGCTCCCTTACCAAAAAATCCATTAAGTTCTGTGCCCCCGAGCGCTGAATTTCAGTCCGCGTAATTATGCTGGCTGAAGCCGCAACCTGGCCGACAGCTTCAGGCTCACTTATGCCAACAACCTCTACCTCGAACACAGGCTCTTCTGGCATTTCGCTGCCTGCTAAGCCAATACCTGCAACGTACGCCGCTAATCCAATAGCCAAAAACAACGAAAGAGTCTTACTCAATTTGCTTCTTTCCTCCTTGCTAATTGCTTCGAGTTTACACTTACTAAAGCTGAGCAGCTGTTATGTATACAATTTTTAAAATCGTGTTACCAATAGTTAAAAAAATTACTAAACCAGGGCATTGCCCGTTGTTGTACAAACTAGCTTGCCATGCTTCACCCCCCTGGTACTAATCAACTTATCGGCAATTGTTCTTACCTGCTCTGCAGATCCTTTTACTACAATCACCTCTAGGCAATTGTGTTCATCGAGGTGAACATGCGTGGTGCAACAGATGGCATCGTGAAACTTATGCTGCAGGCTGGTAAGAACATTTGAGAGCTCGCGGGTCTCATGGTCATAGACTATGGTTACCGTTCCGACCACTTGCCCTTCTTCGCTTTCCCATTCTCCCTCTACAAGATAGTCTCGCACAATGTCTCGAATGGCTTCCGAACGGGTTCGATATTGCTTGGTTTGGATTCGCCTGTCAAAAGATTCGAGAAGCTCTTCGGGCATTGAGACGCCAAAGCGAACGACTTTGCGCATAGGGTAACACCTCTTTGAAAATAATAACACTTTCGGTGAGTGAATGTCAACTAAAATAACACTTACTAATTTTGCCAACGACTGTACAGCTGGGCTGGAAAGGCTTTGCAATTCAAGCATCCAAAATTGTTTCGAGGTAAGTTTGAGGCTTTGGCGAAATCCTGAAATTCATCAAGCCACCATTTCTTGTAGCTCTCCAGGCGCTTGCTATCCTTGTTTGGGTTCGAGTGACAAAAAAAATGCCCCACTTGTGCGAAAAGCCAAATGGGGCCACCTTAATTCACTTATACGGGTTTGGGAGGAAATTTTGGCTCCGGGGCCTGGATTCGAACCAGGATACCGGGCTCCAAAGGCCCGTGTCCTGCCGTTGGACGACCCCGGAACGCAACTTTATTATAGCCGGAAATGCGCCTTTGGTCAAGTGAAACCTCACCCTCGCCGAGACCGCGCGCCACCTTTTCATTGAAAAATTGCTGATTTTTGAGCTATTCACGAAAAACTATTGTACCAAAACGAGAGGGCACATGGAAATTTGGCGGTGTTTCCAGTGTTGGAGACCAACAGCTAAACTCAGGGGTTGGCGTGCGGTCAATTCGATAAAGGTTCAGCCTCCAGGTGTCGCCATTTTTGGGTGGGATATTTGGCGCCGTTGGCAATGAAGCGAACGGAATTGCCCATTCCACGGTCCAGCCTCTGTCGATGTCGTTTCTATTTTCGAGAGTGCCATCCACATTCACGCCAACCTGCCAACCTCCGCAAGTCCAAGACGTGTCTGCTGCCATATCCTTACGCAACCCAGTGGGGTTGTAAATAATTGCATCGAACAATACACGGCGCGGGCTGGTCTGCAGTTCATAATATCGCTTCAAATCCGAATCAGGGTCAATGAACGCCTCGACGACTTCCTCCTCATAGATTGGGTCATCTCGGTTGAAAAACGTGCCCCAAATATCGGGATCTTCGCATTTAAAGGAGATGTACAAGTTATCGTCATCCCAGCACATGCGTGCTTCGGTTTGTCTAGCGGCGGGGCCAGAGCCATCGAAGAGTATAAATTCGCCCACTGGCTTGATAGCCTGCCAGCCGGGGTCACTGAGAATACCATCTATAATTATGGTTCCCTGGGGAATCTTTTGGCATATGTAGATTGGTGTCCCAGTGGACATTAATACCCTCCTTCTTTGGAGTATATCAACTTGAGTTAATATCAAGCAAGCATGCCACAGATTGGCGGAGGCGCTCAATAGGCCAGCCCAAAGAAAGCTACCTAACTTATAAATTGGATTACCAATCAAGCCCTACATCAGGAAGGCTGTAGTTTGGAGCTTCCTTTGTGATTAGGACATCGTGCGGATGGCTTTCTCGGAGGCTCGCACCGGTTATTCTCACAAACTTTGTTTTCGTGCGGAGCTCTTCTAGGTTTCTTACGCCGCAATATCCCATCCCTGCTCGAACACCGCCCATTAGCTGGTGGACTGTTTCGGAAAGCGGGCCCTTATAAGGCACTCGGCCTTCTATTCCTTCGGGGACTGGTTCTCCGCCGCCCTGGTAGTAGCGGTCGCTGCTACCCGCTTTGAGGGCATCTACCGAACCCATGCCGCGGTAGACTTTGTAGCTTCGATTGCGGAATATCTCAATTTCGCCAGGGCTTTCGTCCGTGCCTGCGAAAAGGTTCCCCAGCATGACACAATCCGCTCCTGCCGCCAATGCTTTTGTTATGTCGCCTGACAGCCGAATGCCACCGTCAGCGATGATAGGTATGCCGTGCTTCCGTGCAACTTTGGCAGTTTCCATAATCGCCGTAATCTGCGGCATGCCAACACCCGCCACCACACGAGTTGTGCAAATCGAGCCAGGGCCAAGGCCAACTCGCAATCCATCCGCACCCAAGTCTATTAGGTCTTGGGCGCCCTCGGCAGTCACGACGTTTCCCGCAATGATTGGAACATCGGGGAACTCCTTCTTCAAAGCTTTTAGCGCATTCATGACTCCCTCCGAGTGGCCGTGCGCACAGTCAATAACAATGACATCAACGCCAGCTTCGACCAGGGCAGCGGTGCGTTTGACAGGCTCGCGGAGTGGGCCGACTGCCGCACCGACACGCAACCGTCCGTTGGAATCTTTGGTTGCATTTGGAAATTGGCGAATCTTTTCAATGTCTTTGATTGTAATTAGCCCTCGGAGATTTCCTTCGCTGTCTACAATTGGAAGCTTCTCTATCTTATGCTTTTGGAGAATTTCCTTAGCCTGAGAGAGGGTTGTGCCGACGGGCGCTGTTACCAGCCCCTCCTTAGTCATGACCTCGGAAATCTTGCGGTTGTGGTTTTCTTCGAAACGAATATCTCGGTTGGTGAGTATACCGACGAGCTTGCCGCTGGTAGTAATTGGCACGCCCGAGATATGATATCTCTCCATTATTCGAAGTGCATCTGCGATAGTGTTGTCAGGTGCGAGGTAGAATGGATTTTGAATGATTCCGCTTTCCGTGCGCTTAACCTTGTCTACCTCTGC from Armatimonadota bacterium encodes:
- a CDS encoding ECF transporter S component — encoded protein: MSNRDPLLRARELAIAGLLGALGLLLPIGFHALGWGGRVFLPMHLPILVAAFLVSPGTAISLAVVVPFLSAILTGMPPLAPPVAALMAIELAAKAGTASLLYRSLKAPMWIALPCAIIADWIVLGVAACFAADFFALKGEPLHYVLGVILVSMPGMVLQLVGVPAAVLAIQRRVPRLRHR
- a CDS encoding TonB-dependent receptor, with product MSKTLSLFLAIGLAAYVAGIGLAGSEMPEEPVFEVEVVGISEPEAVGQVAASASIITRTEIQRSGAQNLMDFLVREPGVWVSRQGGMGYGGKVNIRGFGGSPPTQLAVLLDGHPTQMGIMGHILPTSYVLDNVKRIEILRGPTGALYGDMAVGGIIKIYTRGPKDEDSRGALLVKGGGFETFGNQLWFRGINKRWGYRFQLGRYSTDGSNPFAKYGADNYSLAINHTLRSGWDMAFRSQRLIYTTFDQNEVANAYAAGREPKFIEQDYDRGDYDLEFKRDLENRSTSVKLYRTEGEHEFQDGFHSRDFGQGIILSQTVPAGRGKGEWGLGVRTIGGKIYSPAPLARSFSRSEPSMFLLFDQPVAGKTTLSLGIRYTAPEDFGSEVLPHIGIYREMKQGWSLYASARRGYRLPSFRELFLFGINNPNLEPESAWQYEIGARRNLPSGAQVEISAFDIDAKNLIVLGPRPAGVPGPPKQYANTGAVTRTGFEISARWPEGSKTAYYANFSYLDAGARREQTVGHKLAFGVDYRLGKWMISGDLLYVNRLFNYDQTNTLVKLPSFTVVNVKASRAISDTARIGIAIENLFNHSYRVDPAYPYPMPGRCISLQFEKGW
- the nikR gene encoding nickel-responsive transcriptional regulator NikR, which encodes MRKVVRFGVSMPEELLESFDRRIQTKQYRTRSEAIRDIVRDYLVEGEWESEEGQVVGTVTIVYDHETRELSNVLTSLQHKFHDAICCTTHVHLDEHNCLEVIVVKGSAEQVRTIADKLISTRGVKHGKLVCTTTGNALV
- a CDS encoding carbohydrate-binding family 9-like protein; amino-acid sequence: MSTGTPIYICQKIPQGTIIIDGILSDPGWQAIKPVGEFILFDGSGPAARQTEARMCWDDDNLYISFKCEDPDIWGTFFNRDDPIYEEEVVEAFIDPDSDLKRYYELQTSPRRVLFDAIIYNPTGLRKDMAADTSWTCGGWQVGVNVDGTLENRNDIDRGWTVEWAIPFASLPTAPNIPPKNGDTWRLNLYRIDRTPTPEFSCWSPTLETPPNFHVPSRFGTIVFRE
- the guaB gene encoding IMP dehydrogenase — its product is MSQDSRLEQEGLSFDDVLLQPRRTDVVPQDCDTTTYVARGIRLYIPLVSSPMDTVTESRMAIAIAREGGIGIIHRNMSVEQQAAEVDKVKRTESGIIQNPFYLAPDNTIADALRIMERYHISGVPITTSGKLVGILTNRDIRFEENHNRKISEVMTKEGLVTAPVGTTLSQAKEILQKHKIEKLPIVDSEGNLRGLITIKDIEKIRQFPNATKDSNGRLRVGAAVGPLREPVKRTAALVEAGVDVIVIDCAHGHSEGVMNALKALKKEFPDVPIIAGNVVTAEGAQDLIDLGADGLRVGLGPGSICTTRVVAGVGMPQITAIMETAKVARKHGIPIIADGGIRLSGDITKALAAGADCVMLGNLFAGTDESPGEIEIFRNRSYKVYRGMGSVDALKAGSSDRYYQGGGEPVPEGIEGRVPYKGPLSETVHQLMGGVRAGMGYCGVRNLEELRTKTKFVRITGASLRESHPHDVLITKEAPNYSLPDVGLDW